A single region of the Catharus ustulatus isolate bCatUst1 chromosome 35, bCatUst1.pri.v2, whole genome shotgun sequence genome encodes:
- the ZBTB45 gene encoding zinc finger and BTB domain-containing protein 45, protein MPEAVHYIHLQNFSRSLLETLNGQRVAGQFCDVTVRIREASLRAHRCVLAAGSPFFHDKLLLGHSAIEVPPVVPSAAVRQLVEFLYSGSLVVAQSEALHILTAASVLQIKTVIDECTQIISQGRGPAALPPPHKALVPPPELEGLAEPAPSGHSRKQRQPLRLAPALKEEREDLEEEEEEEGEDEGGPPEGVVPPGVAPPPFPGPDPPFFGAPEVFPDAFLPPWPGDDGGGGAFGPERGREAPGGDGFGFGAPPPLPPPYEGGVEGGAVPTAPPAPLAGPPRGPQPPYQCGHCQKSFSSRKNYTKHMFIHSGEKPHQCSICWRSFSLRDYLLKHMVTHTGVRAFQCGVCCKRFTQKSSLNVHMRTHRPERFQCRLCTKGFSHRTLLERHAAASHPVPPLGPPTGPPPGLATGPPPGPLGPPTGPPPGLPTGPPPGPLGPPTGPPPGLSTGPPAGPPPGLPPGPPSGLPPGPPPGLPPGPPPGLPPGPPPGLPPGPPPGLPPGPPLEAGLGTWPGPDAAGAGPAHTA, encoded by the exons ATGCCGGAGGCCGTGCACTACATCCACCTGCAGAACTTCAGCCGCTCCCTGCTGGAGACGCTCAACGGGCAGCGCGTGGCCGGCCAGTTCTGCGACGTCACCGTGCGCATCCGCGAGGCGTCCCTGCGCGCCCACCGCTGCGTGCTGGCCGCCGGCAGCCCCTTCTTCCACgacaagctgctgctgggccacTCGGCCATCGAGGTGCCGCCCGTGGTGCCCTCGGCCGCCGTGCGCCAGCTCGTCGAGTTCCTGTACAGCGGCAGCCTGGTGGTGGCCCAGTCCGAGGCGCTGCACATCCTCACGGCCGCCTCGGTGCTGCAGATCAAGACGGTCATCGACGAGTGCACGCAGATCATCTCGCagggccgcggccccgccgcgctgccgccgccccaCAAGGCGCTGGTGCCGCCGCcggagctggaggggctggcgGAGCCGGCGCCGAGCGGCCACAGCCGCAAGCAGCGGCAGCCGCTGCGCCTGGCGCCGGCGCTCAAGGAGGAGCGCGAGGacttggaggaggaggaggaggaggagggagaggatgaAGGGGGGCCGCCAGAAGGGGTTGTCCCCCCGGGTGTGGCTCCCCCGCCCTTCCCCGGTCCGGACCCCCCGTTTTTCGGCGCCCCCGAGGTTTTCCCCGACGCTTTCCTGCCGCCCTGGCCCGGTGacgatggcggcggcggcgccttCGGGCCCGAGCGCGGCCGGGAGGCGCCGGGCGGGGATGGCTTCGGGTTTGGGGCGCCCCCACCTTTGCCACCACCCTACGAGGGGGGTGTGGAGGGgggtgctgtccccacagccccccctgCGCCCCTGGCCGGGCCCCCCCGCGGCCCCCAGCCCCCCTATCAGTGTGGGCACTGCCAGAAGAGCTTCAGCTCCCGCAAGAACTACACCAAGCACATGTTCATCCACTCAG GCGAGAAGCCCCACCAGTGCTCCATCTGCTGGCGCTCCTTCTCCCTGCGGGACTACCTGCTCAAGCACATGGTGACCCACACGGGCGTCCGCGCCTTCCAGTGCGGCGTCTGCTGCAAGCGCTTCACGCAGAAGAGCTCCCTCAACGTCCACATGCGCACGCACCGCCCCGAGCGCTTCCAGTGCCGCCTCTGCACCAAGGGCTTCTCCCACCGCACGCTGCTGGAGCGCCACGCGGCCGCCTCCCACCCCGTGCCCCCGCTGGGACCGCCGACGGGGCCGCCACCGGGGCTGGCAACGGGGCCACCACCGGGGCCACTGGGACCGCCGACGGGGCCGCCAccggggctgccaacagggccacCACCGGGGCCACTGGGACCGCCGACGGGGCCGCCACCAGGGCTGTCAACAGGGCCACCAGCGGGGCCACCACCAGGAttgccaccagggccaccatcGGGGTTGCCACCTGGGCCACCACCAGGAttgccaccagggccaccaccAGGAttgccaccagggccaccaccGGGGTTGCCACCAGGGCCACCGCCGGGATtgccgccggggccgccgctgGAAGCCGGACTGGGCACGTGGCCGGGGCCGGACGCCGCGGGTGCTGGCCCCGCTCACACGGCGTGA